The sequence below is a genomic window from Armatimonadota bacterium.
TCTGGCGATGCAACCGTCAATGGCTTCGACGTGCTGACCCAACCCGAGGAAGTCAAGCGCTCGATCGGCTACATGAGCCAGTCGTTCAGCCTCTACCGCGACCTTGACGTGGAAGAAAACCTCGAATTCTTCGGCGGAATTTATGGCCTCGACCGTAAGCGGTTGGCCAAAAGAAAGCAGGAGGTCATCGACTTGACCGGGCTGGGGCCATACAAAGACCGTCCAAGCGGACAGCTTTCGGGCGGCTGGAAGCAACGCCTCGCCCTTGCGGCGGCATTAATCCATGAGCCTCAGCTTGTCTTCCTCGACGAACCGACGGCGGGCATCGACCCGGTCGCACGGCGGTCTCTGTGGGACCTGCTCTTCGTTCTCGCCAGCCAAGGGATCACCTTCTTTGTAACCACCCACTACATGGATGAAGCGGAGCGATGCGGGCAGATCGGCTACATCTACCTTAGCCGCCTGATGGTGATGGGGAGCCCCGAGGAACTGAAAGTCCTGCCTGCGGTAACTCCAAAAGGAACGCGAAGAATCTCGATCTCAGTGGACCATGCTCCGCAGGCGATGGTGGCTTTGCGATCGATGCCGGGAATTCTGGATTCGACGTTGGTGGAAGCAGAAATCCATGTCGTCCTGAAAGAGGATGTGCCGGATTCGGCCGTGAAGAAGTGCATCGAAGCCGCCGGGTTCGCTGTCAAGCAGATTCGGCCCGTCGAGCCCTCACTTGAAGACGTTTTCGTCACCTTAACAAGGAGCCTTTCCTCGTGAAGAAGCCGGGGGCATTCTATGGACT
It includes:
- a CDS encoding ATP-binding cassette domain-containing protein, giving the protein MAIETVVKTDKLTRKFGDFTAVDEVSIEVTKGSIFGFLGPNGSGKTTLIRMLCGVLEPTSGDATVNGFDVLTQPEEVKRSIGYMSQSFSLYRDLDVEENLEFFGGIYGLDRKRLAKRKQEVIDLTGLGPYKDRPSGQLSGGWKQRLALAAALIHEPQLVFLDEPTAGIDPVARRSLWDLLFVLASQGITFFVTTHYMDEAERCGQIGYIYLSRLMVMGSPEELKVLPAVTPKGTRRISISVDHAPQAMVALRSMPGILDSTLVEAEIHVVLKEDVPDSAVKKCIEAAGFAVKQIRPVEPSLEDVFVTLTRSLSS